One region of Ahniella affigens genomic DNA includes:
- the purL gene encoding phosphoribosylformylglycinamidine synthase translates to MDLLLGRETLSPFRRQELNRKLAPFSVQVSSAQVLYALNAESGQTLDPVRLTDLLDTVGSVPAADANTVVVMPRIGTISPWASKAKDILRGANLSVQRVERGWRFQLTGFAALADDQRPKALRQLFDPMTQSVFVGDAALDVLFGLETPRPVAEIELRGAAREALSAANQALGLALSDDEVDYLAAAYAELGRNPTDAELMMFAQANSEHCRHKIFNADWRIDGVDQPLSLFAMIKNTHKHSPEGTLSAYRDNAAVVANAEGRRLLADPDTRQWRFETQDIAFAIKCETHNHPTAIAPFPGASTGSGGEIRDEGATGRGAKPKAGLTGFSVSHLRIPGLPRSFESKRPLPPRMASAFEIMRDGPLGGAAFNNEFGRPAINGYFRSFESAVDTQLTRAYDKPIMLAGGLANMRADQVEKGVLQDGDAVIVLGGPAMLIGLGGGAASSVTSGTNNADLDFASVQRDNPEMERRCQEVIDRCWSMGTNNPIVSVHDVGAGGLSNAIPELLNDSEVGGRIELRKIPNDEPGLSPMQIWCNEAQERYVLGVRPERLAEFEAICQRERCLFAVVGTATQARVLKVTDSLLGHDVVDMPLNVLLGKPPKMFRDTHREPVVEAAAAADLSLPDAIQKVLQHPTVAAKTFLITIGDRTVGGLIARDQMVGPRQVPVADCGMTLLDFDSYRGEALALGERTPLALKDAAASARMAVGEALTNLAAAPIDSLKDIKLSANWMAAANFPGEDAALFDAVRAVGMSLCPTLGLGIPVGKDSLSMQASWLHEGAPQRSVSPVSLIVTAFARVPDVRRALTPELDIEADSEICLIDLGRDRLGRSILAEVCGQSLGAVPDLDSADEFKAFFETIQVLNRDGCLLAYHDRSDGGALVCALEMAFTAGIGLSINLDAFGDRDPLAVLLNEELGALIQIRKQDFGAVLEAFAEAGLAARLRRFATLRVDGRVEVLRSGARLLNTDLDTLYQTWLETSHAMQRLRDNPECADQERDSNLRAQHALEPRITFDSAEDIAAPYIATGVRPKIAILREQGVNGQVEMAAAFTRAGFDAFDVHMSDLISGRERLERFQGLAACGGFSYGDVLGAGRGWASSIRYHGDLRDQFQTFFADTGKFALGVCNGCQMLSQLHDLIPGAEHWPQFHRNQSEQFEARFALVEVLESPSVLLGGMAGSRIPVAVAHGEGRVVYREPLHAKAARVAARFVDASGTPTSQYPANPNGSPAGATAFANTDGRVTIMMPHPERVFRSVQMSWRPKGWGEDSPWMRLFRNARRFVA, encoded by the coding sequence ATGGACTTGCTGCTGGGTCGCGAGACCCTATCGCCGTTTCGGCGTCAGGAACTGAATCGCAAGCTTGCGCCATTCTCGGTGCAGGTGTCGTCTGCGCAAGTTCTGTACGCGCTGAACGCGGAATCCGGGCAAACCCTGGATCCGGTCCGCCTCACCGACCTCCTGGATACGGTTGGCAGTGTGCCCGCTGCGGATGCCAACACCGTCGTGGTCATGCCGCGAATTGGCACGATCTCGCCCTGGGCGAGCAAAGCGAAGGACATCCTGCGCGGCGCCAACCTTTCGGTGCAGCGGGTGGAACGGGGTTGGCGCTTTCAGCTCACGGGATTTGCCGCGCTGGCTGACGATCAGCGCCCAAAAGCCCTGCGTCAGCTGTTTGATCCGATGACGCAATCGGTTTTCGTGGGGGATGCGGCACTCGATGTGCTGTTCGGTCTGGAGACGCCGCGTCCAGTTGCAGAGATCGAACTCCGTGGCGCGGCCCGCGAGGCGCTGAGTGCTGCTAATCAGGCGCTGGGCTTGGCGCTTTCTGATGATGAGGTCGACTATCTGGCAGCTGCCTACGCCGAGCTCGGCCGGAATCCCACCGACGCCGAGCTGATGATGTTCGCGCAGGCAAATTCCGAGCACTGTCGGCACAAGATTTTCAATGCCGACTGGCGCATCGATGGCGTCGATCAGCCTCTGTCCTTGTTTGCGATGATCAAGAACACGCACAAGCACAGCCCGGAGGGCACATTGTCGGCCTACCGCGACAATGCGGCGGTGGTGGCCAATGCCGAAGGGCGCCGCCTGCTCGCCGATCCCGATACCCGGCAGTGGCGATTCGAGACGCAGGACATCGCGTTTGCGATCAAGTGCGAAACCCACAATCACCCTACGGCGATTGCGCCGTTCCCGGGCGCCAGCACGGGCTCAGGCGGAGAGATCCGCGATGAAGGTGCCACCGGGCGCGGCGCCAAGCCCAAGGCCGGCCTGACCGGTTTCAGTGTCTCGCACCTTCGCATTCCCGGGCTGCCGCGTAGCTTCGAGTCGAAGCGCCCGTTGCCGCCGCGCATGGCCAGCGCATTCGAGATCATGCGCGATGGTCCGCTCGGTGGCGCGGCGTTCAACAATGAATTCGGCCGGCCGGCCATCAATGGTTACTTCCGCAGTTTTGAGTCAGCCGTCGACACCCAGCTGACGCGCGCCTACGACAAACCGATCATGTTGGCAGGCGGGCTCGCGAACATGCGGGCCGACCAAGTCGAGAAAGGCGTGCTGCAAGATGGCGATGCCGTCATCGTCCTGGGCGGTCCGGCGATGCTGATCGGGCTTGGCGGTGGCGCCGCGTCGTCGGTGACGTCCGGCACCAACAATGCCGATCTGGATTTCGCTTCCGTGCAGCGCGATAACCCCGAGATGGAGCGCCGCTGCCAGGAAGTCATCGACCGCTGCTGGTCGATGGGCACCAACAACCCGATTGTCAGCGTCCATGATGTGGGCGCGGGCGGGCTGTCGAACGCCATTCCGGAGCTTTTGAACGACTCCGAAGTGGGCGGCCGGATCGAGCTTCGCAAGATCCCGAATGACGAGCCGGGGCTGAGCCCCATGCAGATCTGGTGCAACGAGGCGCAGGAGCGTTATGTTCTGGGTGTGCGTCCTGAGCGTCTGGCTGAGTTCGAGGCGATCTGTCAGCGCGAGCGCTGTCTGTTTGCGGTCGTCGGCACCGCGACCCAGGCGCGGGTCCTGAAGGTCACCGATTCATTGCTTGGGCATGACGTTGTCGACATGCCGCTGAACGTACTGCTTGGCAAACCGCCAAAGATGTTCCGCGATACGCATCGCGAACCAGTCGTCGAGGCGGCAGCAGCTGCAGACCTGAGCCTGCCCGACGCGATCCAGAAAGTCCTGCAGCATCCGACGGTGGCGGCCAAGACTTTTCTGATCACGATTGGCGATCGTACCGTCGGCGGCTTGATCGCCCGTGACCAGATGGTTGGACCGCGACAAGTGCCAGTGGCCGATTGCGGCATGACCCTGCTCGATTTCGACAGCTATCGTGGTGAAGCGTTAGCCTTGGGCGAGCGCACCCCATTGGCGCTGAAAGATGCCGCGGCCAGTGCCCGGATGGCAGTGGGTGAGGCATTGACGAACTTGGCCGCAGCGCCGATCGACAGCCTGAAAGACATCAAACTCAGCGCAAACTGGATGGCGGCCGCGAATTTTCCGGGCGAGGATGCCGCGCTGTTCGACGCCGTGCGTGCGGTCGGCATGTCGCTGTGTCCGACGCTCGGGCTTGGTATTCCGGTTGGCAAGGACTCCCTATCGATGCAGGCGAGTTGGCTGCATGAGGGCGCGCCGCAGCGCAGCGTGTCGCCAGTGTCCTTGATCGTCACGGCGTTCGCGCGGGTGCCGGATGTGCGCCGGGCGTTGACCCCCGAGCTCGACATCGAGGCGGATTCCGAGATTTGTCTGATCGATCTGGGGCGCGATCGCCTGGGCCGGTCGATTTTGGCCGAGGTTTGCGGGCAGTCGCTCGGTGCTGTGCCCGACCTCGACAGCGCCGACGAATTCAAAGCGTTTTTCGAGACCATCCAGGTGTTGAACCGCGATGGTTGCCTGCTCGCGTATCACGACCGCTCGGACGGTGGTGCGCTCGTTTGTGCACTGGAAATGGCGTTCACTGCCGGTATCGGTCTCAGTATCAATCTGGACGCTTTCGGTGACCGCGACCCCTTGGCCGTACTGCTGAACGAAGAGCTCGGCGCGCTGATCCAAATCCGCAAGCAGGACTTCGGCGCCGTGCTGGAAGCCTTTGCCGAAGCTGGCTTGGCGGCCCGCCTGAGGCGGTTTGCGACATTGCGCGTCGACGGCCGGGTCGAGGTGCTGCGTTCCGGTGCGCGTCTGCTGAATACCGATCTGGATACGCTGTATCAAACCTGGCTCGAAACCAGTCATGCGATGCAGCGGCTGCGCGACAATCCGGAATGTGCCGATCAGGAACGCGATTCCAACCTGCGCGCCCAACACGCCTTGGAACCCCGGATCACGTTCGATTCAGCCGAAGACATCGCGGCCCCATACATCGCCACCGGCGTGCGGCCGAAAATTGCGATTTTGCGCGAGCAGGGCGTCAATGGGCAGGTCGAAATGGCGGCTGCATTCACGCGTGCCGGTTTCGACGCGTTCGATGTGCACATGAGCGACCTGATCAGTGGGCGCGAGCGTCTGGAACGTTTCCAGGGTCTCGCCGCGTGCGGTGGGTTTTCCTATGGCGACGTGTTGGGTGCCGGCCGCGGTTGGGCCAGCTCCATCCGCTATCACGGTGACTTGCGCGACCAGTTCCAGACCTTCTTTGCCGATACCGGCAAGTTTGCGCTGGGTGTCTGCAATGGCTGCCAAATGCTGAGCCAGCTCCATGACCTGATCCCGGGCGCCGAGCACTGGCCGCAATTCCACCGGAACCAGTCGGAACAGTTCGAGGCCCGATTTGCGTTGGTCGAAGTGCTGGAATCCCCGTCGGTCTTGCTCGGCGGCATGGCGGGATCACGGATTCCAGTGGCTGTCGCGCACGGTGAGGGCCGGGTCGTCTATCGGGAGCCTCTGCATGCCAAGGCGGCCCGGGTGGCGGCACGATTTGTCGACGCCTCGGGCACACCGACCAGCCAGTATCCGGCTAATCCCAACGGTTCCCCGGCAGGCGCGACCGCATTTGCCAATACCGATGGACGTGTCACGATCATGATGCCGCATCCGGAGCGAGTTTTCCGCTCGGTTCAGATGAGTTGGCGTCCAAAGGGCTGGGGTGAGGATTCACCCTGGATGCGGCTATTCCGAAACGCAAGGCGATTTGTGGCTTGA
- a CDS encoding exosortase H-associated membrane protein, translating to MADLVPDFGKTEEPVREPVSLKTFFMLCVLWLPFWFFVWFALRSPITFVTRKVSEWMLNWWQPGLIFETKQHYHHWIVSAYVPPPPGVEIPAGQLAIADIDVNVLLYTYGLAVFWGLMFASPSEEFSLAQKLRDSFLGWLILLPMHAFGCVMHVALNVFVVLGEPGAAYAAERGVSPTFVAYFYQFSSLVMPTLSGLMMWAIFQRHFLRDLQGDHWMETNFGSSGPKPGSQGET from the coding sequence ATGGCAGACCTCGTCCCTGATTTTGGCAAGACCGAAGAACCCGTTCGCGAGCCCGTCTCGCTGAAGACGTTTTTCATGCTGTGTGTGCTTTGGTTGCCCTTCTGGTTTTTTGTCTGGTTCGCGCTGCGCTCGCCGATCACGTTCGTCACCCGCAAAGTGTCGGAGTGGATGTTGAACTGGTGGCAGCCCGGGCTGATCTTTGAGACCAAGCAGCACTATCACCACTGGATCGTCAGCGCGTACGTGCCGCCACCGCCAGGCGTCGAAATTCCCGCCGGGCAGTTGGCGATCGCCGACATCGATGTCAACGTGCTGCTGTACACCTATGGCTTGGCAGTGTTCTGGGGTTTGATGTTCGCCTCGCCAAGCGAAGAGTTTTCGCTGGCTCAGAAGCTTCGAGATTCCTTCCTGGGCTGGCTGATCCTGCTGCCAATGCACGCTTTCGGCTGTGTCATGCACGTTGCGTTGAACGTGTTCGTTGTGCTGGGAGAACCGGGCGCGGCCTACGCTGCCGAGCGCGGCGTATCGCCGACGTTTGTCGCGTATTTCTACCAATTCTCCAGTTTGGTCATGCCCACCCTGTCCGGCCTGATGATGTGGGCGATTTTCCAGCGCCACTTCCTGCGCGACCTGCAGGGCGATCACTGGATGGAAACTAATTTCGGATCATCTGGTCCAAAGCCCGGATCCCAAGGTGAAACATGA
- the gspE gene encoding type II secretion system ATPase GspE: MTETLAPDAVQPESSLEDRICQNLLERGRLREPDLMRARRLHEETPDGDFISLLTRLGLVSEKDAAEALSDVMELELVSAKDCPDSPPQGVSLSVRFLKQFHVVPIAETDTHLTLLVAEPQDPYPAQAVELATGKEVVLRIGIRSEIDDLVERYFGAGRSAMGAIVENLSDEATRSEDDVEHLRDLASEAPVIRLVNLIIQRAVEARASDIHIEPFENRLKVRYRIDGVLEEVESPPSSSTAAVISRIKIMAKLNIAERRLPQDGRIMLRVQGKELDLRVSTVPTSFGESVVMRILDRESVVLDFHTLGFTDEFLPQFMNVLQLPHGIMLVTGPTGSGKTTTLYTALSKLNTPDVKIITVEDPVEYQIEGVNQIQAKPQIGLDFSHALRSIVRQDPDIIMIGEMRDLETAKIAIQSALTGHLVLSTLHTNNAAGGITRLLDMGVEDYLLTSTVNGILAQRLIRKVEATHAEPYVALPEVVEEFNLRRFQPEGVVKLYRPVGSALTPTGYLGRTTIMEFLVMADPLRRLVMQHADMGKIEATARELGMRTMFEDGLVKAMNGVTTIEEVLRAVQQE; this comes from the coding sequence ATGACTGAAACCCTCGCCCCGGACGCTGTACAGCCGGAATCCAGCCTCGAAGACCGTATTTGCCAGAACCTGCTGGAGCGGGGGCGTTTGCGCGAGCCGGACCTGATGCGCGCGCGCCGACTGCATGAAGAGACGCCCGATGGCGACTTCATTTCGCTGCTGACCCGGCTCGGACTGGTCAGCGAGAAAGACGCCGCGGAGGCGCTCAGTGACGTCATGGAACTGGAGCTGGTGTCCGCGAAGGACTGCCCTGATTCGCCGCCGCAGGGCGTCAGCCTGTCGGTACGCTTTCTGAAACAGTTCCATGTCGTACCCATTGCCGAAACCGATACCCACCTCACCTTGCTCGTGGCCGAACCGCAGGACCCGTATCCCGCGCAGGCCGTCGAACTGGCCACCGGCAAAGAGGTGGTGCTGCGCATTGGGATCCGCTCAGAAATCGATGATCTGGTCGAGCGCTATTTTGGTGCAGGCCGATCGGCAATGGGCGCGATTGTCGAGAATCTGAGTGATGAGGCCACCCGCTCTGAGGATGACGTCGAGCACCTGCGCGATCTGGCATCCGAAGCACCCGTCATCCGCCTGGTCAACCTGATCATTCAGCGCGCCGTCGAGGCTCGCGCGTCCGATATTCACATCGAGCCGTTTGAGAATCGGTTGAAAGTGCGCTACCGCATCGACGGTGTGCTCGAAGAAGTCGAGTCGCCGCCGTCCAGTTCCACGGCTGCCGTGATTTCGCGCATCAAGATCATGGCCAAGCTGAACATCGCTGAGCGCCGGCTGCCCCAGGACGGTCGCATCATGTTGCGCGTGCAGGGCAAGGAGCTCGACCTTCGTGTGTCGACCGTGCCGACATCGTTCGGCGAATCAGTCGTCATGCGTATTCTGGATCGAGAGTCGGTAGTGCTCGACTTCCACACGCTTGGCTTCACGGATGAGTTCCTGCCGCAGTTCATGAACGTGTTGCAATTGCCACACGGCATCATGCTGGTGACCGGCCCAACCGGCTCCGGCAAGACCACCACGCTCTATACCGCTCTCAGCAAGTTGAACACGCCGGACGTCAAGATCATCACGGTCGAGGATCCGGTCGAGTATCAAATCGAAGGCGTCAATCAGATCCAAGCGAAGCCACAAATCGGGCTCGATTTCTCGCACGCACTGCGCTCCATCGTACGCCAGGACCCAGACATCATCATGATCGGCGAAATGCGCGATCTGGAAACCGCCAAGATCGCGATCCAGTCGGCGCTGACGGGGCATCTGGTGCTGTCGACGCTGCACACGAACAATGCCGCGGGCGGCATCACCCGCCTGCTCGACATGGGCGTTGAGGACTATTTGTTGACGTCCACCGTCAACGGCATTCTCGCGCAACGCCTGATTCGAAAGGTGGAAGCAACGCACGCCGAGCCCTATGTGGCACTGCCCGAAGTCGTCGAGGAGTTCAACCTTCGTCGCTTCCAACCAGAAGGCGTGGTCAAGCTGTACCGGCCGGTGGGGTCAGCATTGACGCCTACGGGCTACCTCGGTCGAACCACCATCATGGAATTCCTGGTCATGGCCGACCCCCTGCGCCGATTGGTGATGCAGCATGCCGACATGGGCAAGATCGAGGCCACTGCGCGCGAACTTGGCATGCGCACCATGTTTGAGGACGGTCTGGTCAAAGCAATGAATGGGGTGACCACGATCGAAGAAGTCCTGCGCGCGGTACAGCAGGAGTAA
- a CDS encoding type II secretion system F family protein — MPLFRFKAVAPTGETLIGEMEASSRDEVVMRLQDAGNVPIEAREASSAGGMALGSLISRSPMNDVQIAMFTQQLGTLLSAGQPLDRALQMLSEQPDSEAGQRLIERIRDVVRGGGSLSSALEQQHGVFSRLYINMVRAGEVSGSLNDTLKRLAEYLERTRQLKSKVINALVYPAMLVGMVIFALITLMIYVVPKFEPIFEAMGDDLPFITVFVLFIAGILEKFWWLIGISAVGGTLWIRGQFANSETRVPWDIRLLKLRFIGPLITKIETARLARTLGTLVRNGVPLLTALSISRNVLSNTTLIKAVDEGANLVKTGGGLAYSLGVSKVFPKLALQMIAVGEEAGDLDGMLIRTADTFDDDVSHTTERLLSALVPAITAIMAVVVGMIMIAIILPILNMSDLIQ; from the coding sequence ATGCCACTGTTCCGCTTCAAAGCTGTCGCCCCTACGGGTGAAACCCTGATCGGCGAGATGGAAGCCAGCTCGCGCGACGAGGTGGTCATGCGCTTGCAGGATGCTGGCAATGTGCCGATCGAAGCCCGCGAAGCGAGCTCGGCGGGCGGCATGGCGCTTGGCAGTCTGATCAGTCGGTCGCCGATGAACGATGTGCAGATCGCCATGTTCACGCAGCAGCTCGGCACATTGCTGAGCGCCGGCCAACCGCTCGATCGCGCGCTGCAGATGTTGTCGGAGCAGCCGGATAGTGAAGCCGGTCAGCGTCTGATCGAACGCATTCGCGATGTCGTGCGTGGTGGCGGCAGCCTGTCATCGGCGCTTGAGCAGCAGCATGGTGTGTTCTCCCGCCTCTACATCAACATGGTGCGGGCCGGCGAGGTATCGGGCTCTTTGAACGACACGCTGAAGCGTCTGGCCGAGTACCTGGAGCGCACCCGCCAGCTGAAGTCGAAAGTGATCAACGCGCTCGTTTATCCGGCCATGCTCGTCGGCATGGTCATCTTTGCGCTGATCACGCTGATGATTTACGTCGTGCCAAAGTTCGAGCCGATCTTTGAGGCGATGGGCGACGATCTGCCATTCATTACCGTGTTTGTGCTGTTTATCGCCGGCATTCTGGAAAAGTTCTGGTGGCTGATCGGCATCAGTGCCGTCGGTGGCACCTTGTGGATTCGCGGTCAGTTCGCCAACAGTGAGACGCGTGTCCCCTGGGATATCCGTCTGCTCAAGCTGCGCTTCATTGGCCCGTTGATCACCAAGATCGAAACGGCCCGGCTGGCCCGCACGCTGGGCACCCTGGTCCGCAATGGCGTGCCGCTGCTGACGGCATTGTCGATCTCTCGCAACGTGCTCAGCAACACCACACTGATCAAGGCGGTCGATGAAGGCGCGAACCTGGTCAAGACCGGTGGCGGTCTGGCCTATTCGCTTGGCGTCAGCAAAGTCTTCCCGAAGCTCGCGCTGCAGATGATCGCGGTCGGCGAGGAGGCAGGCGACCTGGACGGTATGCTGATCCGCACCGCCGACACATTTGACGACGATGTGTCACATACCACGGAACGATTGCTGTCTGCGCTGGTCCCAGCCATTACCGCCATCATGGCGGTGGTCGTTGGCATGATCATGATTGCGATCATTCTGCCGATTCTGAACATGAGTGATTTGATCCAATAA
- the gspG gene encoding type II secretion system major pseudopilin GspG, with protein sequence MKSTQTGFSLVEMIAVILLLGIIAGFVAPAIFGKVDQGRWNATKSSIKSLGTKIETYAMDNGTLPESLEDLTNKPGNADNWNGPYARPSELKDGWDKPFSYRTPGENGLDYELISYGADNQPGGEKWKKDISNAD encoded by the coding sequence ATGAAGAGCACACAAACTGGTTTCAGCCTGGTGGAAATGATCGCCGTGATCCTGCTGCTTGGCATCATTGCCGGCTTCGTGGCACCTGCGATTTTTGGCAAAGTCGATCAAGGGCGCTGGAATGCGACCAAGTCGAGCATCAAGTCGCTCGGCACCAAGATCGAGACCTATGCCATGGACAACGGCACGCTGCCAGAGAGCCTGGAAGACCTGACCAACAAGCCTGGCAACGCCGACAACTGGAATGGGCCGTATGCGCGTCCGAGCGAGCTGAAGGACGGCTGGGACAAGCCATTCAGCTACCGCACGCCTGGCGAAAACGGTCTGGACTACGAATTGATTTCGTACGGCGCCGACAATCAGCCCGGCGGCGAGAAGTGGAAAAAAGACATCTCGAACGCTGACTGA
- a CDS encoding GspH/FimT family pseudopilin — translation MRYSLRPKGFSLIEILAVLALMAIMVSAVAFSFSKSMSGARIKASAKDLVAALRFTRGQAIIKGEDKAVEINVDALSYQIPGKDPVTLPEGLEMKLLTAQDEIAEDGTGRIRFYPDGSSTGGRVTLIRDQKEWRIDVAWLTGEVRLEEGRE, via the coding sequence ATGCGCTACTCGCTCCGCCCGAAAGGCTTCAGCCTGATCGAAATCCTGGCCGTTCTGGCTTTGATGGCGATCATGGTCAGTGCGGTCGCGTTTTCGTTCAGCAAGAGCATGAGTGGCGCCCGGATCAAGGCGTCTGCCAAAGATCTGGTGGCGGCGCTTCGGTTCACACGCGGGCAGGCCATCATCAAGGGCGAGGACAAGGCCGTCGAGATCAATGTCGACGCGCTTAGCTATCAGATTCCCGGAAAAGACCCCGTCACCCTGCCCGAAGGTCTGGAAATGAAGCTCCTGACCGCTCAGGATGAGATTGCCGAGGACGGCACCGGGCGCATTCGCTTTTATCCGGACGGCTCGTCGACCGGTGGGCGCGTCACTTTGATTCGCGATCAGAAGGAATGGCGAATCGACGTGGCTTGGTTGACCGGCGAAGTGCGCCTGGAGGAAGGTCGTGAATAG
- a CDS encoding type IV pilus modification PilV family protein has translation MNRRRGFALVELLGAFLVFAIGFAVMMEMAASGLKQSRLSAERTEAALWAQSKMDTLGIEAPIKEGGSSGEFDDRFRWELAITKWDPPADAAQFETLNVVDLFRIELIVRWGPRAAEREAHFVTVRAIQPGLNL, from the coding sequence GTGAATAGGCGCCGTGGCTTTGCCCTGGTCGAGCTGCTGGGCGCCTTTTTGGTGTTCGCGATCGGCTTTGCGGTGATGATGGAAATGGCGGCCTCGGGGCTCAAACAGTCACGGCTGAGCGCCGAACGCACCGAAGCGGCGCTGTGGGCGCAGAGCAAGATGGACACGCTCGGCATTGAAGCGCCCATCAAGGAAGGCGGCAGTTCCGGTGAGTTCGACGACCGATTTCGCTGGGAACTCGCCATCACCAAATGGGATCCCCCGGCCGACGCCGCCCAATTCGAGACGCTGAACGTGGTCGACTTGTTCCGGATCGAGCTGATCGTACGTTGGGGGCCGCGCGCCGCCGAGCGGGAGGCGCATTTCGTGACCGTCCGCGCCATTCAACCGGGTCTGAACCTATGA
- a CDS encoding prepilin-type N-terminal cleavage/methylation domain-containing protein, whose protein sequence is MSNIAIKVKRLRGFTLVEMLVATLLLALLMAGTYSGISAARRAATSGEDLIDRTNRVRVAQEFLRRQLRSALALNFQVEDTTGEVRMFEGERDYMRFVATMPGHMSRGGAYVQELTIEPGKGGERLVFRHQMLNGFDPDNPESERDPVVLIEGIERGSFEFIGLDETGKLEDWSETWKNTAVLPLAVRIKFRMTDESRYIWPVIEVPLLVNASAVSGWDSFYGRPVQ, encoded by the coding sequence ATGAGCAACATCGCGATCAAGGTCAAGCGCCTGCGGGGCTTCACGCTGGTCGAGATGCTGGTTGCGACCTTGCTGCTGGCGCTGCTGATGGCTGGAACCTATAGCGGCATCAGTGCCGCGCGCCGGGCGGCAACGAGCGGCGAGGACCTGATCGACCGCACAAACCGTGTGCGCGTGGCCCAGGAGTTTCTGCGCCGCCAGTTGCGCAGTGCACTGGCACTGAATTTCCAGGTGGAAGACACGACCGGCGAGGTCCGCATGTTCGAAGGCGAGCGCGATTACATGCGCTTTGTGGCGACCATGCCTGGGCACATGAGCCGGGGCGGCGCCTATGTGCAGGAGCTCACGATCGAGCCCGGCAAAGGCGGTGAGCGCCTGGTGTTCCGCCATCAGATGCTGAATGGCTTCGACCCGGATAACCCCGAGAGTGAACGCGACCCGGTGGTGCTGATCGAGGGCATCGAGCGGGGCAGCTTTGAGTTTATCGGGCTCGACGAGACCGGCAAGTTGGAGGACTGGTCCGAAACGTGGAAGAACACCGCCGTCCTGCCGCTCGCTGTGCGGATCAAATTCCGCATGACCGATGAATCGCGCTACATCTGGCCGGTCATCGAGGTGCCGCTGCTGGTCAATGCCTCGGCCGTGTCAGGCTGGGATTCGTTCTACGGCAGGCCGGTGCAATGA
- a CDS encoding general secretion pathway protein GspK, translating to MRSRSAQQGIAFIVVIWVLVLLAVLLSGFIVIARTEMLQSRHLFDGATARYAAEAGLSRVVREMLNPDINTRWVPDGRAYEFDFEGIQVKVEIQDESGKIDINQADETVFVPMFQQLGLDVIEAQRISDAIIDWRDVDNLTRPMGAEDDDYDAAGLPYGAADVPFTTVGELQQVLGMNYELFEKLEPEITIYGGSGRPSAAYASEFGLMLYPNMNAALAQQLVAQRRQINPADGTGTGLTLPDGTSILAGGGGGTYTVRSEAKLKNGAKTTLDATIRLGGAPGARAYSILKWREGSAR from the coding sequence ATGAGGTCACGTTCCGCGCAACAGGGTATCGCCTTTATTGTGGTGATCTGGGTGCTGGTGCTGCTTGCGGTGCTGCTGTCTGGTTTTATTGTGATTGCGCGCACCGAGATGCTCCAGTCGCGGCATCTGTTCGACGGCGCAACCGCCCGGTATGCGGCGGAGGCCGGCTTGAGTCGGGTGGTTCGGGAGATGCTGAACCCGGACATCAATACGCGCTGGGTGCCCGATGGCCGGGCCTATGAGTTTGACTTCGAGGGTATCCAGGTCAAGGTCGAGATCCAGGACGAGTCGGGCAAGATCGACATCAATCAGGCCGATGAAACGGTGTTTGTTCCCATGTTTCAACAGCTCGGTCTTGACGTGATTGAGGCCCAGCGGATTTCGGACGCCATCATCGATTGGCGCGATGTCGACAATCTGACCCGGCCAATGGGCGCCGAAGACGACGACTACGACGCGGCCGGTCTGCCATACGGGGCAGCGGACGTGCCATTCACCACAGTCGGGGAGTTGCAACAGGTTTTGGGCATGAATTACGAGCTGTTCGAGAAACTTGAGCCCGAAATCACGATCTATGGTGGTTCTGGTCGGCCCAGCGCCGCCTACGCCTCGGAGTTTGGCTTGATGCTTTACCCCAATATGAACGCAGCGCTGGCCCAGCAACTGGTTGCCCAGCGCCGCCAAATCAACCCGGCCGACGGCACCGGTACCGGGCTGACGTTGCCCGACGGTACGAGCATTTTGGCAGGAGGCGGCGGCGGTACGTATACTGTGCGGTCCGAAGCCAAGCTCAAAAACGGTGCGAAGACGACGCTCGATGCGACGATTCGCCTGGGTGGAGCGCCTGGCGCGCGGGCCTACTCTATTTTGAAGTGGCGCGAAGGGAGCGCCCGTTGA